CACGCAAGAATTGCATAGCTCGGTCCTCAAGCTTTCTTTGCGCGATAATGGCGAAAGCTGAGCAGGAACACCTGCTGTTACAGGTGCAAGCTGGATCAGGTCTGAAGTTCTCAATCTCGTCCCAAATTACGCGTAACTTAGTGAAATATTTTGTCACCGAGAGGGCTCCTTGCTTTAATGTCGATGCTTCTTGCTGCAAATCGGAGATTCTCAGAAGATCTCCCTGCGAGTATCTCGACTTCAGGTCTCTCCAGATGTCTTCGGCTTTGTCCATCCAGAGCACGCTTTGTCTTATAGAAGCAGCAACTGAGTGTACTATCCAGGATACCACCATATTATTGCATCATCGCCAAGCACCGTATGTTCTGTCCGTTTTAAGTGGTTCCGGCGCGCTTCCGTCCACGAATTCTAGCTTGTTCTTAGCACTAAGTGCAGTGATCATGGAGCGACTCCATGAATGGTAGTTGGTTGAGTCCAGCACTGGGGAGACAAGAGCAGCAGCTGGATTTTCACTAGGATGAAGGTACAAATAACTCTCGACATTGTTGAATGCAGCTTCGTTCATGATGAACAACGAAcgtttggaagaaagaaagatagGAGAATAGTGAGTGCGCAGCAGAGCTCCTCATTTgaagagctctgataccatgtgaGAAAACGTGATATGTCgtgatgaagaagaagacgCTGTATCCATAATGTAAAGATATCGTATTATGCAGAGAGAATCAAGACTCAGTTCTGGAAAAACAGAAATATGCATCATCCTTTCATTACGTAGGTTTGTCAATATATGTACATGAAGGATCTTTAGGTTAGTTGTAACTGATTATTCTAACTAACCTAACGATCTTAACTACTTCTTGTTAGATGCTGTTAATATGCACTGTGtacatgttttctttctttgcatGCTTCTTGTGCTCTAAGAACAAATTTTGATGACGATATTATACTAGTTCTCGTAAGATCAGTGAAGTGCTTTGGGGACTCTGTTGGACACGATGTTCTATATCCCACATACTTCAAATAGTTGAAAGAAATATGAAGAAAGGAGGGAAATTCCTAATTCATACCAGCGAGGTTGTAAAGTTGTTCAAGAACAAAGAAAGGAAGCTGATTTTCTAGTAGTCTCAAGTCCCTCCTAATTTAATTCTTGCATTGTCACAAATCCAACCCACATCACCTTTACAGTAcacaatcaataaaataattacaattagtaaaataaaaacaaaaaattccaaTTAACCTCAAAAATATAAagtgtgacattttttttatcagagaaaaaggttaaaatatacaaatgaaACCCACCATTTTCTCTCCATTATTTTTGTGTAACCGTCTTCTTCCTCATATTTCCATATCAATACCATCCTTGTATCAATACCTTTCTCATCCTTGTATTCATAATCTTCACCATagcaataaatttataaaattacagAATATATAGTTAGAgcaaaacatataaattaatgCTATTTGAAAAGCAACGTCAAATATTCTTGAAAGCAATCGAAAAATAAGAGCAAAGAGGAGGGGAAAGAACCTGATAGTGAATTTGTTAAGGATTAAGCTTCAGCAATTCACTTCAACATGAATAACTCCACTCTTAAGCTTTTGAAATTATAACCCTCTGCTTCAGATTGTTCTCATTTTGCCGGAATGACACTTTCggcttaatttatataatattcattCATGCTAAACCAAGTCCATGCTGGAGCCAACACCATCATGTATGGACAATATTCAAAATCTGGCTTGCACTATATTTATGTATTAGTACTTAGTAGTAAATGACATTGTCCTTAACAGATTTGCCATTTTAATGAAATTGATTTGTTCCAACTGCCACATTTGGCTCTAATTATTGTTATCGATGCAACTGTGTCCTACAAAGCTAAGAGTTTGCCCATGAGGAAAGTGAATGTAGTCTAACTTGCTTTATAACACTCATCTTCAACATTTTGTTTGCTGATACATAGTTTCCAGAGTAAGTATCATATAATCTTGAATAGAAGTTTTATTGTGATTTTCCTGGCACTAGAGTTGATGAATCATGCTAATGTGTTGTTGGCTTAATTTAACTTCCTTATCTGCAACTATTAAGACTTATAAAACACGTGTATATCTATAACTAGCTATATATAAAGACTGATACACATGTATACACATTTTGTACCCTTAGAAATCTGACAAAATATTGTGTACTGGATTGGGGAAGAATTTATCATCAGATAAGGAATAGTTGCTTTTGCGAACTGGATTGGGGTCATATTGTGTACTCGTtttgtattatttaaatttttcataaagaatgatatattaattttatggtttaCCTGCATTatctaagaagaaaaaaaaaaaaaaagagaaatgctAGTAACACACTTTCTAACAcactatttattattagttgaaatttattgaaaattgtaaattttgtgGGTCTCACATCTCATTTAACAACTCTCTCCTAATTTTATCGTTTTCAATAAGTTGCAACCAATGAAAGAATGTGTGTTAGGAGGAGTGTGTTACTAGCACTTCTCAAAAATTAATGATGAAGGTACTTAATTTCAAACTAAAGATTCATGTTTTACTTTACAGAGTATCTAAGGACATACATTAAAGATTACAAAAGACCTTCATATGTGGATACAAAAAGAGAGTAAGAGACACTCTTGACATATTGCCAACGTATGGTGTTGGTTTAACTTGGAGTTTTACGCAACAACAATTATCACTGCTGAAACTGAGAGACCATGAAGAAATATAGTGAAACCAAAATCCTTATTTCCAGGTTAGTAATGGGGGAGAAGTTTTAGCAGGATTCACTATATTGCCATCAGAATCATATATTATGACACCAGAGAAATCAGGGAGCTGACACTTCCCACCCATTAGAATGTTCTTCTGCCAAAGTGAACCATCTTCTTCTTGCTCATCATCACAAGTGCTCATGACAGCTTCATTGTTGAATTCTATGACAGGTTCTTCTGCAAAGGCATAGCAAGAGATCCACTGATGCCATTTTTGCGAATGAGAAGCACACGTGAGCAATGCAATGGCACACACCATAAGGCTCACAAGAGTGAAGCCAATATGTGAATAATTGTTTGGTAGAGGGTGGATCATTACAAGTGGCCGAGCCATAGCAGAGAGCTAGAAATCTCTGAAAGTGGGATATGTTTGACACATTAAGTGGCAATATAactacctatatatatatatatatatatatatatatatatatatatatatatatatatataatgtctaGTGCTTTGCAATTCTCAACTAGCTAGAAAGTGTAGTTGGTGTTTAAGGATTTGTTAGCATTTGACTTTTGTGGTTTTGGTATTTACTGAACTCAGAGAAGAGTGTAGTGGTGTAGTTGATCTTCTTCTGTCACAAGAGTGGTGCTAGTCCTctacaatgattaaaaaaactttCACTCAATAGTAGTAAAAAATACCACAAAAGAAACTACTGTGACAAATCATGTGCCATTACCCTGCTGCCAAAATCTTAATTTATACCCCCAACAAAGAGCATACCAGAAGATTTCAACCTAACTGCAGAATCCATATACAAAAAGGAAAAGCATAAAATAGACTTTTTTATCAAAGTgggtgaaaaaaagaaaaaattatccaaaaggTGTAATATGAGAACAATTTACCTTGTAGATGTTGTTTTCTGACCCATTTTTGTCtgacacatttttttctataGTGGGATACGACTTACTCAGTGATGCTTCCAATACTaatcattttttactttttacatatgttatatttataaccaaagtaaaaaaaaataatttctttatcaatcataatcataaGTATAATTGATGtaacaagtaaaaaataattaactttaacGGTATTAATAGGGATGACGTCTCCCATTACAAGATAAAAATTCGTCAGAAAATAATACCTATACAAGCTAAGTTATTCTAAAACTACTCTATTTAcggaaattattattttactacttTCGTAAAAAAATAATCGCATAAAATAATATCACAGATACcctggcatttgataaaattgtgccAATTCTGATTGTGATACAGAACACCACCTATCCAAACGATGTTCACCACAAGAGCCACCAAACTTCCATTGTTTTGGTGTTTATTACTTCAATTGTTTCTACGCTACCAATTGTTCCCACAATTAATTAGTGTAGAAataattgtagaaaaaaaatttgaaaaatgatacagaatttaaaattagtataaaataatgggaacaatataaaattattcaaaatttcgtgtataaaaaaatctaaataagtGAGTctaacttttaatataattattctaattttaattaatcacaTAAGATAGAGttgtttaattctatttttagttGGAATTAGTTAGACAAATTCCTCAAAAGGTGTATTAAATTGGAATTCTTTATTCTTCCATTTTTAGTTGGAATTAATTAGACAAATTTACACGGTTTGAGAGGATATTTTTCCgtacattataaaataatatttttttggtcaaGCAAAAATCTTAACCTCTAATTATTTCATTGTGATGCTCCCTTACAGTGCACAATCAACACAAAACTTTTAAAGATTGGGATAACTTTGCTTTAAGAATATAAGCAGTATAAAAGTAATCTCTGGCAACGGGAGAtgcaaaaagattaaaaaaaattagaagccTTTCAGATGGAAAAATtgcaaaagaacaaaaagaaaaagaaataattatcaCACAAATGCATCTCAaaccaaaaattattttttctattttcaataacgaagaaataaattaataagaaataaataaatccgAATGATAAATTGAcaaatatcttttatatttaatttttcacctTAATAAGAAGAAAAGGACATAGGAAGGAATCAACACAATGCATGTTATGCCACAATTGCTAGAAAACGATACAAAGAAATCTGGCagtagaaaaaacaaaaactcccTGTCAACCCCTTAAATCCCTTACATACCAATTACATCTATCACTCCAAAATTCCTACACCATGCCTTCACACAAAACTCCCTCGTGCCTATATATGAAACAAAGCCATTGAtgcaaaaaatatgaaaagaagaaaaggcaaAGGGAAAATATCTTACATACAATGCACACCTCAATCACATAATGTACATATACAGGATATAGCCAATCAAACAAACTCTAAATCTTATTGCTAAAAGGAAAAATcatattacaaaaaattcaagaaaaaaaaatgaatgaatctAATTCTAGTAGTGGCAATGTGAGTGTTAGAAGTTGCAGCAGCTATCATTGATGCTCCTGAAATTCTGCAAGTTAATCTCCTTTACAACTCATGATGTATCCCTGCACCAGAAAGTAGAAttagataatatatttattacatcAGGAGCATGATTTCAGAGATGTACAAATATTCAAATTGATAATATTGAGACCTAGACAAGTAATAGTTGCTGCAATCCGGGAGATATAAGGTGAGTTGGATAgttaagggagaagggaagaggGAAAAGATCGCCGGTTCAAACCCCTCTGAACCCCTCcgctaacaaaactaacattttgctaattataaaaaaaaagttgatgcaATCCAATGGTAGCCCCTGAGTTATAAATACAAGTTTAATTACACATTTGGTCCCTATACCAGCTTGGACTAATAGTTGCCAAAGTTCCCAAACCCTTAAAAAGTGATGGAGAATATAGCTGGTGGCCAAGGCAAATCAAAGAGAGCAACAGGTATTgactaataatattattatggcCAGGACATTCTATCTTTGATAGTTTCATTATAGTCAACCTGAAGTTGCTTTTTGCAAGGGTTATGATTCTCAACACGAGTAAGGGGGTTGAATAGGCTGCGAATAATTCATTAGAAAATTATGCATGCTGACAAGTTTATACACGATATAAGAAGCAATTCACCTGTCCAGTTAAGCAGCTAAATTCCAATTACTTAAATTTGTCATGACTTGTTCATTTTCAATCTCTGCATCAGTGAAAGTTAGGG
The Glycine max cultivar Williams 82 chromosome 16, Glycine_max_v4.0, whole genome shotgun sequence genome window above contains:
- the LOC100792781 gene encoding uncharacterized protein, translating into MARPLVMIHPLPNNYSHIGFTLVSLMVCAIALLTCASHSQKWHQWISCYAFAEEPVIEFNNEAVMSTCDDEQEEDGSLWQKNILMGGKCQLPDFSGVIIYDSDGNIVNPAKTSPPLLTWK